A region of Eriocheir sinensis breed Jianghai 21 unplaced genomic scaffold, ASM2467909v1 Scaffold749, whole genome shotgun sequence DNA encodes the following proteins:
- the LOC126994212 gene encoding putative uncharacterized protein DDB_G0271982 → ERERERERERERERERERERERERERERERERERERERERERERERERERERWRREHASSPQPDLRPTTTN, encoded by the exons gagagagagagagagagagagagagagagagagagagagagagagagagagagagagagagagaga gagagagagagagagagagagagagagagagagagagagagagagagagagagagagagagagagagagagagagagagagagagagagatggaggagagagcacGCCAGCAGCCCCCAGCCTGACCTGCGCCCCACAACCACCAATTGA